Part of the Antedon mediterranea chromosome 6, ecAntMedi1.1, whole genome shotgun sequence genome, tttaaaatatataaaaatcagTTTAATTAATCAAACATTGAAGAACACACTTTAAACGGGAAAAGTGTTCTGTTAAACTATTTCAAGCATAAAAGACCACATGTACATCATGAtgtacatcattgtaaattgtcaacacacactgtgctacagacagtgtaccgtgtgttaaaagtacagcatttatagcagacagcaacgtgtataactttctatagttttacagatagcacctgtggacagtagcagaatcgggtgaaAAGACACTAAACTTTACTCTCAAAcgaagaaaattatgaaaaaaaagaagatcatttttacaaacatttgtGTTAAGTTATATTTTAAGCAAAGAGAATGTAAAACCTACTCTCAAACGGAGGAAAGTGTTGAAAAAggattatttttacaaacatccGTGTTAAGCTTTATCAAGCATAGAGAAACTAaacctataggcctactctCAAACGGAGAAAATTCTAAAAAACGGGataatttttacaaacatttgtGTTAAGTTATTTTAAGCATGGAGAAACTAAATCTATTCTGTCAAACGGATAAAATTCTAAAAAAAGGatcatttttacaaacatttgtGTAGAGAGAAACTTAACCCTATACTTTCAATGGCGGTGATTTTACCAATAAGAATTGTCAGATAATAGAATATCTACTATATGAATAGTTTTTCTAGTGTTGTCGTTGCCAGGAACAACAGTCAAGGTTGAACAAAAATGcattatataattatcataacaatGTACAATAACTGACATTTATTCACCGGAGTAAACAGTCGAATGAcacattataattaatttttaacaagTATATAACCGTGTTGGTATTTCTCTCCGGAAAAGTGTTAATGGCGTTGGATTCCGAATTTATAAATCGTTTAAAATACGACAGTATTTCGAAAGAGCAGCGCTTTAAAGCTACAAAGAGAGGTATTGACAGTTACAGACAACTGGAACGTTTAGCTGAACGACAGTGGCGCTCATGTTTAGGAGTTTCTGGTGCAGACGGTAAGACAAAACCTGGGACATTGAAAACTCAGGACGATAAAACGAATCAGATAGACTTAAACTTAGGGGAAAGAAAGGAAATAGATCCACTTAAATGTACTGTCAATCAATCAGACGTGGAGGAGGAGTTTCAGAACAATTGTTTGCCACAAATGGTGACTAAAATTATTGATCAAAACGAAGAAAGAGACAATGGCAATGATACCTGTATTTCCAGAAATTTGGCTCAGAATACTAGCATGGAAACAGCATTAAATGCTCCGTCCAAGGAATTAGGAATAAGACATTACAGGCTCAAACCACTTAAAATCAGCAGAACGCGCCAACTCAGCACTTTTGGTAGAAATACTTGCAATGGACATGACTCTGATACACAATCAAGTGGTGTCACCACTTTCAGGAGGACAAGGCGACTTGCAACTTCAAATTTCAGCAATAATAATGGTACTGTAGAGTATTCACAACAATTGAAACTTCGACAACTGCAGAAGCAGCAGAATGAATACAAGAGAATGATGCATTCTGCTGAGGTTGATGATGATATTACAACTTCTTCAACGACTTTCCTTCGACAGAAGACAGCGCTGTTACTTCGAAAGGTAGACACATTGCTCAAAGACCCgcattctaaaataaaaacgcCAATATTTGAATATCAGGGGACTAGTGTGAAAGAAGTGCGGACATCATCGCTGAGTGAAGATGATATATCCACTACCAGAGGCGGAGGCCTAATTGTAAAGGCAAAACCAAGAAGCCAAAACTGTACTACAAAGAGTACACACACTGACGGTAAATTCATACATTCCATGACTATAAAACactataataatttatacaatttaaccATAGACCTACACAAAACATTCTTTGTAAGAggtaatttcttttttcttgatttgattaataaatgttttgtgTTTGGTAGGCCTAATCTATTTTAAAGatcaacaaacaaatacaaGATTTACttgtctttaaatttaaattacagaaACGTATAACATATCTACTGTTTTATGCTGCATATAGTATTGTTAAGATCATTTTTTTCTATACATTTCCTTTTAAAGTAAAAGGTGCCAGTATGTGTCAGTTTCAATAAGTGGATGTTGATTTCAATGTCTATATTTTCTGCAGGACACAACGATCAAGATATTCGTTTGGTGCTTAAAAGTCTTTCTGTTCAACGTATCGACATACACGATAAATGCAGGACTTGGTTGGAAGTAAATCCTGTCAATTAAACCCTAGATAAAATACACCTGGATTCATGCTGATCATGCACGGACTGATGTTCAtctaaatattttctttaaaccATTCCATTTTTTAGTTAAGttgttttttcttcttattttgtattttcgGAAATCGCCCACTTGCTCGACGCATTTAGCCATAACCTCGACAATGGTTCGTGTCTCACTAGCTCcatggtagaacaagtcttctcgtataaggactataaaccgtaggtccagtgtacacatctggctcgtgtgcactttaaagaacctagttagtacatctttcgagcaAGTATGGGTTATCCCGCTGTACTAGTTCACTGTCACAAAATATGTcgcatatatatatacactggCCCCTCTGAAAAAACAGTTATagactgaagaggctacccagtgtaaagaataaataaataaaataaattaaataccttTTTCAATATCTCATTGTCAAGTTTTATTCAAGGTAGGCCTTTGGGACCCACTATTCAGGGGAAAAGAACAAGAGGATTATAAGTTGTAATACTACGGTCAACCACGATCCGATTCGATGGGTGTCCACTTAACAGgggtgtacagtactgtatatttatgtaatttattctcatatcatattttattgtacagtatgtacattttattttatttggatTATGaatatttctttaataatacgtttcctTCAAAGCACCAGACCAGAGTGCTCTTCCGTAATATTTCCTATCCAGGAATCCACATCCACCAGTAACTTAGTTATTAGTTAAATTTCTTTTTCGAATTAAACATGGTGATACAACACTTGATATTCcaatgtaataattatttattgcaaCACATTgacaaattatttacattaattaaaaatgaatacaacAAAAACTGTACTTTGTAGCTTGTTGTAATGAAACTAAATATAACctgtaaaaataacataaaagttTGTTactatttattcaaaatatgaAAGTACACggttttatttgtttatcacACTAGGTCTATAATAAGGTATGTTTGAATACATCTTGTGGTTTGAACGCCTTTAGGGCACAAAAGTCGTTTGAGAATTTAGTAGTACGTTCATTATGAATGCTATTAGTAATCAAACAAAGGaaataataaactatataaagaTATTATATTAGAGTTTTTGAAGTTTCTTTACTACAGCTGGGATTCAACTTGCTTATACCACTCACTgtattatataaatcatattcaaTCTCAATGTTGTATTAGAGtgaatatgaatatatatgttgtaaatTAGTTTACACTAAAATGAAACCTGTAACACCAGCTTTTTACGAAgatatgctattttaatattttgccCGCCATCGTGTAAAGGCCCATAAAAGagccccccccccaccccccatGGGGTTACAGATTGGGCAACAACGTTTTTCTGGTTTATTTTGACCCACTAAAGATATTTAGACAAGTTGCCAACTTTCATCACAAATTGCACACAGGACTTTTTTATGACGTCTTTAAACCTGACTAGAAGTCAAGATACTTAAGAAGTGcataaagcctggtttccattaaaatcgctacagcgtttccattaaaatcgctacacgcgcagatgtcgccgacgcaatcgggaaggctccccgattcatcgcagtcaaatcggcaaagttcaaccatgttcaactttgccgattttgtcagcgatgaatcgtatacgcgtaccaaagaatatttagcgctcgatcgcgtactagatccccgataaattctagcgtttccatagaatcgctacgctctgtcgtgtagcaattttatggaaaccaggctttagtgAAAAACCCGAGttctttttatctatttatcaacCTAAGATTTTGCACAACAAAACATGTAAAAATATTTGCTTTAGGTTATTTTGAAAACTGCCTGAAGCTAAATCATTGACTTAATTTGTTGCCAAGTTTTATAAATCTGACCCATGTGACACCAACCAACTGATAAAGACCACGCCAAAAAATTGTCTTTAAATTGAGGTACCTGCATTGATCAGTTTCAGCTCAATATTGTGTTTACTAATaagtgataaaaaataaaaattaagcaCCACCATCATACAAAAGGAAGAATTATAGTATTTAACATCAATCTGAATATATTTCAATGGCAAGTCTCATGTTTCTGTACTAGTCTTTACTTGATGTCTTAGTCGTTGTGATGAAAGAGTCCGTCGTACAAGAGGTTTGGCTGACGAGGGTGGGGATGGCCTAGCCGAAGATGGCGGGGAAGGCCTAGCTGATGATGGCGGGGAAGGCCTAGTCAATGATGGTGGTTGTGAAGGCCTAGCAGAAGATGGTATGGACGGTGTATTACAGTGGTTTGTCAAATGTCTTTTATTGGCTGAACCTGGAGGACTAGGCCCAGTGATGCGTGACTCTGCACTTGCTTGCTTAGTGACATCTTGTTTTGCTGGGTTTCTTAACAAGCTGCTGGAAGATATTCTGTCAGAATTACACGCTAAAGATGGTGGTGATGGTCGCCCTGCTGGCTTCAATGGCTTCAACTTTTTCCTATAATTAAgacaaagtttaataataaaatgtgaatattaaaattaacttaTCGCCACTACATTGGGAACAGACGATTTAAGCAGAATGCCGTAGATGAAATGCAACCATATCAAATACTGAACAGCACAGATTGGTCAGGAGGGATCAAGGCCCAGCCACTTAATAATAAACCTAATCTACTTAATATGaagtataatttataaataccaatttacacaataattgatATGGATGTTGAATGGAAGGAAACAAGAAaagttaaaacaatttaataatagataattataacaaatgttgAATAATTCATTGTGAACTACCGGATGTCATTGGAAACCAGGTAAAAATTCTGAGAAAATGCACACAAGgtgtgtattatattaaaagtcttctcggataaggactataaatcgTAGGTCCACATCCAGTATATGCATATTGCCCGTTTGCACTTTAAAGAGTACTTTTgagaagagtagggggttaccccagttTACTAGTTAACAtacactgtcgtggacagatGTAATGACACcgtagttggctgccgatgACACGATGTGATCCTTAGGgaagaagaatgttgttgaaaaggtgtACACAACTATATAGTTTTCGTAGGTACAGATAGGTGGAAACACTATTGTTGGAAGGGAATTTTCTTACATTGCCTctgttttgttatattttagcACCATTATGGTTGGGCAATGTATGCAACTTCAAATACAGCTTCTGATCATCCAGTGgttcaaattttaaatttatatttctttctcGTTTCTATTGAAGAACGCACTCTTATTCTGTTGAATTGCTAATATAGACCATCAAATTAAAGCTTAGGATAAGAGACAATAAGTAAAGAAAGGTTGCATACTTTGGTGAGCTTGGGAGATTCTTTGGATCTGTCTTTAACATAGCAGTGTTACTCCTACTGATCTCTACATTTTGCTGAAGTCTGTTTTTTTCCTCTTGCagttctaaaaaaaaaattacagttattACAAAATGCAAACAAGTTATTTGTCATTGAGGTTAAATTTATAAAgttattaatatacaatttacTTTAGTGATCGGTTGAAAGAGTTTGTATTTGTTACTTGAACGTTGAAAAATGGGTTACTATTTGAATgtaaaatgacatttaaaaaattgtaaaaactatttgttaaatatgtattatatgaATACGAATACGAATAGAACTTTATTGCAATCGAAAGATTGAAGTTTAACAAAAGCGTTTCActcagaaaaataaaatgcaatatcaaaatataaaaaacatttagaaaggtagtactgtacaaacaatcaaaatattaaaacaaaatttcaaataaatattagttatcataaaaactatatatatacattcataaagttaaaaacaagtttaactGAAAACATCCAAAAATTGATATAGGCCTGCagtataaaaatttaaaaatttataaaaatttaaaaaaatcttaaaaattattatgacTAAACTGTAAACAATTTGAGATTGTGACGGGTAAATAGTGCATGATTAAGAACTAACACGTATGGTGCACCATCTAAATACTACTACTCTATATTTCGCTGCCAAAATCTGAGCACTGCCTTTTTACATGGTCTAACTTTTGacattcaaattaaatataagtttactttagaaaaatatgtgtgttataaaacaaacatatcaATTACTTAACAATTTGCAAAGTCAAAAGGTtagaaactatttttattttccttctgtttgtttaaatttaatatacagtaattctGTGTATAACATCAATTTTCTGGCTAAACTACGGGCCTCACTGTGTCCAAATAGTACTATTAAAACTTTCACCTGATAATGTAGGCTCTCTTGTAAAGGGAATTGAAGATTGACATCTAAaatctttttcttcttctaaaCAACTTTGTAAAAATCGTATGTCATTTAGCAGTCTGGCTGTCTCGTCTGCTAATGAAGATCTAAAAGAACACAAATGTTGTACTTCGTACTTAATTTAAACTTCATAAAACAACgtcttcatttatttttaaaatgttataaaataaagcCTTTTTTCAGAAGGGTTGGGTgtaagaaataagaaaaaaaagttacTGTACCTTAATTCCTGGACAACCTGATCAATTTTGAAAACATTAAGATGGTCTTTGACAGCATCAACCTGATCACTGACATTAGAAGAAGCTGAAAGACTAAAGAGAAACAaggatttaaaatttaaatttaaatactatGGTTAGTTTTAAAAGGTAAAAAATAGTGTCACAAAGACTGGAAATGAATAGCAGCTAGAGGCAGAAAACTAAACAAGaacaatattcaatttttaagtgTTTAAGATTCATTTCAAATAGTTACCTTTTTGTAAATATGTGTGTACTAATGTTAATTACTTAGTTgtctttgaattatttttattatattgttttagtaatttcactattattgataaattaaacGTAttcgtttttttaaaaattactaaaacaaattgttgtTCACGATcactaaaatcacattatagTTCACGTAAAGGCCttcaatagggaggtttcgcaaccttacgaatacgataacgaaaacggatacgtcacgcacacgtattcgtttttcgtaagccagtaaaaatctgtttcacatggcatattgagggcgccgtccaaaatatgactgcggtgaatttgagcgaagcgcaggtggTACGTGTTGCTtagtgcttggctgcctaggcctagcgtaacatcaaagcgagtgaggactttaaaaactgctatttatcaaaattgacttggaattttagtaaattactttagtaaattactttcaataaatctataattatattataatcatgaatcattcctgattcaaatgcaaaatgtgcaaatagatcaaaactatactcgttttgtagttacgaatatgactggtgatattcgtcaacacgaatacgctttacgaatatgaaatggggatcagctcaaaagtttcacaaatgtttGACGTAtacgttttcgttatcgtattcgtaaggttgcgaaacctccctagtGTTTCTCTACTGAACCACTTTTGAAATCAATGCTTTAGCACTGAAAGtgtcatatatttatatattccgTCATATATAAggacagaataaataaaataaatttcaccATTTTAGGCCCGAGCCGCTATTTCAAAATACTGGATCCGCCACTGTTAAGAGGATGTATACAATGACATCAGGAATACAAGTTAGAAGACAATTACCTTCTTGTTAGATTACCTAATTTAAACTGATAAAACTGAACTGAATTTAAGTTTACTAGTCAGTTACAATGTATGCTCTAGAATGATTAGTGGCAGATGAAGGAAATAATGGCACAACACATACGCATGTCATAATGATAAAGTGCCTTACTAATCACCATCACTAGAGGGCGTCATGCGCATTGGGGTTTCTCTTCCATCACGACTACTACAAGCTGTCTGTGGACGTCTAAGCTCAATATCAGGGGTTTctagaaaacaaacatttaaaataaaaataataaactgaATTTATAAATAATCTCTAAAAAGCTACAGTGCTACCACTGATTGGTTAACTTGGATCTAAAATGAAACTCAAACATTATCTTTTAAATgcaaattgaaaattaaaaactattatataatCTTGAAGCTTTCGATTTGAGATGACCTATGACCTAATTATCATGCACATTGTGTCATTGGTTGTCGTCAGATGTATACCGACAAAGTATTATTCACACAATGTACACATACCTCTGTTATCATCTTCCAATACATACTGTAGCACATCACTATTTAATACTGACAAATTGCAATTTGAATCCCTGTTAGATAAGAAAAAATACTCAAGTTAAGTGTTTGTCAGAATGTGACCATCATGAAATAAGCAAAATAGACAGTTAcagttaaaaaagttaaaatactCAATTATAAGAATCCTACCGGCAGCCGTCCTTTGACCGTTCTCGGATGCTTTCAACCAGCAAAAGAATATGATTCTTAAGTCCTTCTCGTATCATTGGAGGCTCTGGTAAGGAACTCCGTATTGGCTCGTTAACAGCTTCACTTTCTGATCTATATTCTTGCCATATTTGTAGAAGTGCCTCAATCTGGATTGAGAAAAAAATGATCaaggtttttatttaaattgcatttttttttatcaaaacaaATCATAAAAGGACTATAAGAGTGAAATATCAGAACCAGTTGTTGAGGAGGGCATTAACATTGTTGGAACTTctgtttaatattaatgttgTCATATTTATATAGTGCTTAAAACAATCAACAGATTGTTCCAAAGCACTTATACAAAAAAAGGGATTAAA contains:
- the LOC140051991 gene encoding uncharacterized protein; translation: MALDSEFINRLKYDSISKEQRFKATKRGIDSYRQLERLAERQWRSCLGVSGADGKTKPGTLKTQDDKTNQIDLNLGERKEIDPLKCTVNQSDVEEEFQNNCLPQMVTKIIDQNEERDNGNDTCISRNLAQNTSMETALNAPSKELGIRHYRLKPLKISRTRQLSTFGRNTCNGHDSDTQSSGVTTFRRTRRLATSNFSNNNGTVEYSQQLKLRQLQKQQNEYKRMMHSAEVDDDITTSSTTFLRQKTALLLRKVDTLLKDPHSKIKTPIFEYQGTSVKEVRTSSLSEDDISTTRGGGLIVKAKPRSQNCTTKSTHTDGHNDQDIRLVLKSLSVQRIDIHDKCRTWLEVNPVN
- the LOC140051990 gene encoding coiled-coil domain-containing protein 24-like encodes the protein MLDGANLEAFEIPLSLWRLVEENVSTEQQNEIKNILGESEVDQTLELHAEIEALLQIWQEYRSESEAVNEPIRSSLPEPPMIREGLKNHILLLVESIRERSKDGCRDSNCNLSVLNSDVLQYVLEDDNRETPDIELRRPQTACSSRDGRETPMRMTPSSDGDYLSASSNVSDQVDAVKDHLNVFKIDQVVQELRSSLADETARLLNDIRFLQSCLEEEKDFRCQSSIPFTREPTLSELQEEKNRLQQNVEISRSNTAMLKTDPKNLPSSPKKKLKPLKPAGRPSPPSLACNSDRISSSSLLRNPAKQDVTKQASAESRITGPSPPGSANKRHLTNHCNTPSIPSSARPSQPPSLTRPSPPSSARPSPPSSARPSPPSSAKPLVRRTLSSQRLRHQVKTSTET